One genomic segment of Mytilus trossulus isolate FHL-02 chromosome 4, PNRI_Mtr1.1.1.hap1, whole genome shotgun sequence includes these proteins:
- the LOC134713672 gene encoding uncharacterized protein LOC134713672, whose amino-acid sequence MQRYPNSSFEAHSRSEQRSVVYRGHTPDPYSPTGHGYGGSTQYGMSRETRETSFVSEGYRHNPQSIQSIDQYPNDRLDHSYHRDNTQAIEPPGMGSPSSGGPYVESPSSSSMDETQVQTTSSEMMERAHVNEGYMHRPPSIQSIEQNPTNRMDHAYQYNNPQAMEQPGMANPCNHGIYVMPPSSPTMDGAREGENKKHRKTKRDSIRVILTRVCSAILVITDCVFDWMQSNDMTTPSDIISDISGLHGFTPHPIKECTSTEDIAEKYKYFTIAGTVLSVIQLANIIFQIYSEVQFMREKKQAVEGNDSTQKKMRDKILKYPKKLLDGRTETLYSVLFIEIPQGLLLLRYQDACVSLCGKELKGKHLSKRIWSAANGGIALLNNAFRYLTCSLMCEEEVEEDDKPGCCSGGGGGKCVGCIRCLFKCLCPCLCCFHRYECLMCGCWICGKKCICDMCQCYTEPWYCKVFCGICTFHYCPLVDPEKPMGAQKCCDVTSQCFNCSNGCSDLFDYEPLVFNTSLATLFNGVYVFVYFGNICSIFCLELDYPIIKVIIDWILSAVSTLATTIF is encoded by the exons ATGCAGCGTTATCCTAACTCATCGTTTGAAGCACACAGCAGAAGTGAACAACGTTCTGTTGTTTATAGGGGACACACTCCTGACCCATATTCTCCAACAGGACATGGTTATGGCGGATCAACACAGTATGGAATGTCCAGGGAAACGAGGGAAACATCTTTTGTAAGTGAAGGATATAGACACAATCCACAATCAATCCAATCAATTGACCAATATCCCAATGACAGATTGGACCATTCTTATCACCGTGACAACACCCAGGCAATAGAACCACCAGGTATGGGTAGCCCATCTAGTGGAGGACCGTATGTCGAGTCACCGTCATCTTCTTCAATGGACGAAACACAAGTGCAAACGACATCCAGTGAAATGATGGAAAGGGCTCATGTAAATGAAGGATATATGCATAGACCACCATCTATCCAATCAATCGAACAAAATCCTACCAATAGGATGGACCATGCTTATCAATATAACAACCCCCAAGCAATGGAACAACCAGGTATGGCTAATCCATGCAATCATGGAATATATGTTATGCCACCTTCTTCTCCTACAATGGACGGTGCACGAGAGGGGGAAAACAAAAAGCATCGAAAGACAAAACGAGATTCAATTCGTGTTATCCTTACCAGGGTTTGCTCAGCTATATTGGTTATCACAGACTGTGTCTTTGACTGGATGCAGTCTAATGATATGACAACACCCTCCGACATTATCTCAGATATTTCTGGTCTTCACGGTTTTACGCCACACCCTATAAAAGAATGCACAAGTACAGAGGATATCGCAGAGaagtataaatattttaccATTGCGGGAACAGTTCTCTCAGTAATCCAACTGGCTAATATCATCTTCCAAATTTACAGCGAGGTTCAGTTCATGAGGGAGAAAAAGCAGGCGGTTGAAGGCAACGATAGCACTCAGAAGAAAATGAGGgataagattttgaaatatccTAAAAAATTACTGGATGGTAGAACCGAAACTCTTTATTCTGTTTTATTCATAGAAATTCCGCAAGGACTTCTTCTCCTCCGTTACCAAGATGCGTGTGTATCTCTTTGTGGCAAGGAATTAAAGGGTAAACATTTATCTAAACGTATTTGGTCTGCCGCTAATGGAGGTATTGCACTTTTGAACAATGCTTTTCGTTATCTTACATGCTCTCTAATGTGTGAAGAAGAAGTTGAGGAAGATGACAAACCCGGATGTTGCAGCGGTGGTGGAGGAGGAAAGTGTGTTGGCTGTATAAGATGTCTCTTCAAATGCCTTTGTCCCTGTTTATGCTGCTTCCATCG ATACGAATGCCTTATGTGTGGCTGTTGGATTTGTGGAAAGAAATGCATCTGCGATATGTGTCAATGCTATACTGAACCGTGGTATTGTAAGGTATTTTGTGGAATTTGTACTTTTCACTACTGTCCACTTGTTGACCCTGAAAAACCAATGGGAGCTCAAAAATGTTGCGATGTGACAAGCCAGTGTTTTAACTGTTCAAATGGATGTTCTGATCTTTTTGATTATGAACCGCTTGTATTTAACACCTCTCTTGCTACGCTATTCAATGGCGTGTATGTGTTTGTGTATTTTGGGAACATATGCAGCATATTTTGTCTTGAGTTGGATTATCCAATCATTAAAGTTATTATCGATTGGATACTGTCCGCCGTGTCCACCTTGGCCACCACAATATTTTAA
- the LOC134714371 gene encoding uncharacterized protein LOC134714371, which yields MHHYPDSSYEARNRSEQRSVVYRGHPPDQYYPTGPGYGGSAQYGMSREMRETSFVNERYRGNPQSIQSIDQYPKDRLDHSYYRGNPQEIELPDMGNPSFRRPYVASPSSHKMDRTQERTRSREMMKRAYANEGFVHTPPSHQTNDQYPMNRFDHSYHRGSIEAIEQPGMANPSNYRIHVMPPSSPTMDGAREGTSNKQRKMKRESIRIILTRVCSAVFIIADCVFDWMQYTDMTTPPEFFAEIGSNFLRLPKTDKHCTSKDDVAEKYMYFTIAGTVLTVIQLANIIFQIYSEVKYMKEKTEAGDDNDNKQKKPMAKIMKYPKKLLDGRTETLYSVLFIEIPQGLLLLRYQNVCLPSCANPLNSKKGTRRIRNIVNGGLAILNNAFRYWTCTKAIEESVEDDTS from the coding sequence ATGCATCATTATCCAGATTCATCATATGAAGCACGCAACAGAAGTGAACAACGTTCTGTTGTTTATAGGGGGCATCCTCCTGACCAGTATTACCCAACAGGACCTGGTTATGGAGGTTCAGCACAGTATGGAATGTCCAGGGAAATGAGGGAAACATCTTTTGTAAATGAAAGATATAGGGGCAATCCACAATCAATCCAGTCAATCGACCAATATCCCAAAGACAGATTGGACCATTCGTATTACCGTGGTAACCCACAAGAAATAGAACTACCAGATATGGGCAACCCATCGTTTCGTAGACCGTATGTCGCGTCACCATCATCTCATAAAATGGACAGAACCCAAGAGCGAACACGATCTAGGGAAATGATGAAAAGGGCGTATGCTAATGAAGGATTTGTACACACACCGCCGTCACACCAAACAAATGACCAGTATCCCATGAACAGATTTGACCATTCTTATCACCGTGGTAGCATCGAAGCGATAGAACAACCAGGTATGGCTAACCCATCCAATTATAGAATACATGTCATGCCACCATCATCTCCTACAATGGACGGGGCCAGAGAGGGCACAAGTAATAAGCAACGCAAGATGAAACGCGAATCAATTCGTATAATCCTGACCAGGGTTTGTTCAGCAGTATTTATTATCGCAGATTGTGTTTTTGACTGGATGCAGTATACTGATATGACAACTCCACCAGAATTTTTCGCTGAAATCGGAAGCAATTTTCTACGGTTACCAAAGACGGACAAGCATTGCACAAGTAAGGATGATGTTGCTGAGAAGTATATGTACTTTACAATTGCTGGAACAGTTCTGACAGTTATACAACTTGCAAATATTATCTTTCAGATTTATAGCGAGGTTAAATATATGAAGGAGAAAACAGAAGCAGGTGACGATAATgataacaaacaaaagaaaCCGATGgctaaaataatgaaatatccAAAAAAATTACTGGATGGTAGGACAGAAACTctttattctgttttatttatagaaattcCGCAAGGACTTCTTCTCCTCCGTTACCAAAATGTATGTTTACCAAGTTGTGCAAATCCTCTGAATAGTAAAAAGGGTACTAGACGTATCAGGAATATCGTTAATGGGGGTCTTGCAATTCTGAACAACGCTTTTCGTTATTGGACATGTACTAAGGCTATTGAAGAATCAGTTGAGGATGACACATCA